GAAGAACTGAAGTCGGCTGTCGCACTGCCAGACTCCGAACATTACCATGCGGTTCAACAGACCGTCAACGAGCTGGAACAACAGCTGAATCAACTGCAGATTACGCTCTAAACCCCTCCATAATATGGGGAACAGTGTCAAACCTTACCCGAGACATGAGACCAGAAACAAAGACAGAAACCATGCCTACATCCGAATTAGCACAAATTGAACTGCTGGCAGCTGTGGACAACCTGATTCATCAGCTCAAACACTGGGGTGAGCAGCAAACACACTGGAAGACTGCACAACAATGTCAGGCGGTAATCCAGCAGCTCCTGCCACGGCTGGGCATGCTCCGCGTACGCCTGGAATCTCCTCTGGTCATCGCCACCTTTGGCGGCACCGGAACAGGAAAAAGCAGCCTCGTCAATGCTCTGATTGGATCGTACTGCACCACATCTGGAAGACAGAGACCGACAACGACCAAGCCGGTCCTGATTGCACATCCGGAGACCGACCTCGATCGACTGGGGCTGGACCTGAGTCAGTTTCATGTTGAACAGAAAAAACTGGATCAGTTGCAGAACATCATTCTGATCGACTGCCCGGACCCGGACACGTCTGAATCCAACTTCGAAGAAAATAACCTGACCCGCCTGCAGCACATCATCCCACTGTGTGACATCTTGCTCTACACCTCGACCCAGCAGAAATACCGCTCCGCGCGGGTCTCCGAGGAACTGATTGAGGCAGCCATCGGCCGACGACTGATCTTTGTACAGACACATGCCGGCCTGGATGAAGACATTCGCGAAGACTGGAAACAGCAACTTTCACAACAGTTTGAAGTACCGGAAATCTACTTTGTCGATTCGGTCAAGGCGCTGGAAGATCAGCTGGCAGACCGCACTCCCGACCCGGAATTCGCTGCTTTACAGAATATTTTGAGTGCCCAGCTCGGCAAGTCAGAACGCCTCCAGGTCCGCCGCGCCAACCTGCTCGAGTTAATGCAAAATGCCATCGACCACTGCGCAGGCAAAATCGAAAACGGATTGCCTGCAGTCCATGAACTCGAAGCATTTTTGAAACAGCAACAGGTTGTACTCACCGGACAAATGTCACAAGAACTACGGTCGGAATTACTCGTCAGTCGCAATCTCTGGGAACGCAGACTCCTTTCCTGTGTTTCCGATTCCTGGGGCTCGAGTCCGTTTTCCATGATGCTCCGCCTGTATAACGGATTAGGAAATCTGGTCGCCTCAGCCAGTCTGTTTCGTGCCAGAAATTCAGCACAGGTCGCATTGATCGGTGCCTTGCAGGGCGCCCGCTGGCTGGGAAATCGCCATCAGGAACAGGCGGCGGATGACCGCATTAAACGCATTGGTTCATTTGGCCTGGATGATAATAAACTGCGCGAATCACAACTATTGATTGACGGCTATACACAGGCGGCAGGTCTCACCCCTCCGCCAGGACACCAGATCGGGTCACTGGAATATCTGCAAACCGAAGCAGCGCATGTCGAGGAACAGTTCCTGAATGATGCAGGCACAAAAATCGACAGCATCATTACCCGTCTCGCGCATAAAAACTCCGGCTGGTTTACACGCTGTGTGTATGAAACCCTGTTTCTGGCATTGGTCGTTTATGCACTGGTCCGTATTGGAAAAAACTTTTTCTACGACTCGTTCCTGGACGAATCAAATATCCTGGCGATTGATTTTTACGTCACTGCAGGAGTCATTTTTCTGATCTGGACCGGGTTCCTGGTGATGATGTTTACCCGCAAACTGAAGCGAGGACTGGAACAGGAGATCAATCAGCTGGCAGACCATCTGGCCAAGACCAGACTTTCACACGGACTGTTTCCACATCTGGAACGCGAGTGTCGCCAGGTCTACTCTCAACAGCATGCACTGGAACGCATGCGGGGAGAGGTACATCAACTCCGCTCAGAAATCGCAGGCTCCAGGATCTTGGGGTCCTGGAAAGTAAATGAGCCGACAAAGCACGTCGGCTCTCAAGCAAGGCAATAAGTCAGAACACTTCCCTGTTTCACCAGGGGACCTCTTACCTTACGAGACTCAAGGCTTAAAAAGCTGGGATTCTGCAGACAAGATGATCACAGACTATTTGCGATTGTAGAACATCTCAGCAATGCTGTAGGCATTCAATGAACCAGATCGACTGACTTCTTTGCCGTCGACAACCAGGATCAGCGTCGGCAAGGACTGCACGTGATATTTTTCTGTCAAATCTGCGTGCTGGTCGACATCAATCACTCGAATGTGACTTGATTCTGATTCACTGATTTCCCAGTTCTGCCTTTTGAGCGCGGGAAATTCATTGTTCTTCATCTGCACACAGGCAGGACACCAGCTTGCTGTAAACAGTAACAGTTGATGGCTGGAAACGTCTTCTTCCATTTTAAAGAGTTGAATGACGTTTTCGGGCAACGCAGGCACTTCCACTGACTGGGCTGGTGCTAAGGAAAGAGATAACACCAATGTTGCTGGGATGAGTGTATTCATTGTGATCCATTACAATTTAAAGACATTTAGAAATCTCATTTACAATAGGCAACAACCATAGCGACTCAAGCTAACCCGTTCAACCGTTAAACTCGACTCAAATTGACAAGATTCCGATTCCTCGTTATAGAGTCTCTGCAAGAGACTCTAATGATTTTCATCTAGATGCAACATGTATCACTATTTGTAATTCCAATCATTATTTGCACTTACATCACTTCAGACTCCACAGGATTGTAACTCCGAAAAATTGTCTTCATCAATCCACATTGATCAGTTCCTACGCTGGTCGAAGTCAATCGCTTCCCGTTTCCTTGAAAAGATGTCCCCATGACCTGGTTAAAAATGATACTGCTGTCCATCATTCAGGGTATCAGCGAATTCCTGCCGATCAGCTCTTCCGGGCACCTGGTAATCGTGGAGAGCCTGCTGAAGATCCAGGCAGATCAGACCGATGTGAATATCGTGTTGCATGCGGGAACACTGCTCTCGATCCTGATCTTTTATCACAAAACGATCTTTCGGCTATTAAGCCGGGACATGCGTGTCATTCCACTGATGATTGTGGGCACACTGCCAGTTGTCGTGATTGGACTGGCGGCCAAAAAATATGCAGAGCACTATCTGGAAAGCCCTCTGCTGGCAGGCTGCATGTTGCCTGTGACCGGCCTGCTCCTGCTGCTGATTCCTCGCATTCCACATCACGACCAGAGCTACACAAAAATCACTTACAAGCAGGCAATTCTGATTGGACTGGCGCAGGCAATTGCCATTCTGCCGGGAATCTCCCGCAGTGGAAGTACCATCGTTGCAGGACTGCTCACGGGGATGTCGCGGCAGTCGGCAGCCACCTTCTCTTTTCTACTTGCCATCCCGGCGATTTCCGGCGCCACCATACTGGAGACGGCGGAAATCATTTCGAGCCAGCACCTCAGCACGCCCCTGAGTCTGTTACTCATCGGCGCCCTGATCGCGGCAGTCGTAGGACTTGTGTCACTCTGGCTGCTCGTGCGCTGGCTGGAAAAAGGCAAGCTGCACTACTTCGCCTACTGGTGCATTCCACTGGGAATTGTAATCGTCATCATGCAGTTGATCTGATCATCAATCTGCTTATTTACGACCACTCCGACGGACATAGCAACGCAGTGAGCGTGGCGGCAGGACGGCAACACGAGGATACAACGTCGCTCCATCCCGTTTGGGGAAAATATCCATCGGAGAACGGGCTGAAGTATCGATAGTCAGGTTCCACTCCTTAGGTTTGATTCCAACAGGCAATTCAAATGCCTGCGGATCATGTGAGGAATTAACCAGAATCATCAAGTCAGAACCATCGCGCACCCTGCGTGAGGTGTGTCTTGCACCCAATATGCACAACAGGCAGTTCTTATCATGGCGCCAGTCGACAGATTGTCCCATGACGTTATACCAGCTGACATCGGGCAGTTTCTCAACACCATTTGATTGACCGGTGAGAAAATTCCGCTGTCTCAGGGTTGGCTCACAAAGCCGAAAATGGATCAGTTCTTTACAGAATCGATACAGACCTTTGTACTTATTGACCAGCGACCAGTCAAACCATGAAATGGCGTTATCCTGACAGTAGGTATTGTTGTTCCCCCGCTGAGTTCGGCGGCATTCATCACCAGCGAGCAGCATCGGGACACCCTGGCTCAAAAAGAGCGTCGCCAGCATATTCTTGATCTGTCGCTCACGCATCCCGATAATGGCAGGATCATCAGTAGGACCTTCAGCGCCGAAATTCATGCTGATGTTGTTATTTTCGCCATCCTGATTATCTTCGCGGTTGGCATAATTGTGCTTGTGTTCATAGCTCACCAGATCATTCAGCGTGAAACCATCATGTGCGGTAATAAAGTTCACGCCATGAAATGGTTCGCGTCCCGTCTCCTGATAGAGATCGCTCGACCCTGAAAGCCGGGTAGCATAATCGCCTAGCGTAGGAACATCACCTCGCCAGAATCGACGAATATCATCCCGGTAACGGCCATTCCACTCCGCCCAGCGAATGTGTGAAAAGGAGCCGACCTGATATGCGCCGGCAGCATCCCAGGCTTCTGCGATCAGCTTGGTATCTGCAAGCAAGGGATCTTCTGCGATCGCTTCCACCAGGGGAGGACTGGGGACGAGATTACCACTACGATCACGGCTCAGAATCGAAGCTAAATCAAAACGGAAACCATCAATATGATAATTGCAGGTCCAGTGCCGCAGACAATGGAAGATCATTTCCCGAACAACCGGATGGTTTCCATTAATTGCGTTTCCACAACCGGAATAGTTTTTATAGTATTTTCCACCTTGATCCAGATGGTAATAAACCTGGTTTTCCAGTCCACGGAATGAGAGGGTTGGACCATTCTCATTTCCTTCCGCAGTATGATTGAATACTACATCCAGAATCACTTCGATGCCGGCTTTATGCAGTGCTCGCACCATCTCTTTGAATTCGCGTACCTGCCCCCCTGGTTCTGAACTCGTCGCAAAACCACGGTGCGGTGCAAAGAAGGCCAATGTTTCATATCCCCAATAGTTTTGATGGTCTGTGAAAGTACCATCGGCCTCATTCATCGGGAATTCGTGAATGGGCATTAACTCGACCGCGGTGACGCCCAGGTCAATCAGATAAGGAATCTTTTCAATGACTCCCAGATAAGTGCCGGGATTCTCCACTCCACTGGAAGGTGAGTTGGTAAAACCACGCACATGCATTTCATATATGACAGTATCAGCCAGATGGTGACGGACATGCCGATCTCCCTGCCAGTCAAACTGATCATCAACAACCACACATTTAGGAGGCCGCACGATACCATCTAATGCAGGCTGAAAATTTCCTGCTAGCGCTTTCGCATAAGGGTCAATCAGTCGCGCCCGCTTATCAAATCGCTGGCCGATTTCCGGCTGAAAGGGACCATCTGCCTGAAAGTGATAAAGCTGGCCTGGACCAATGCCGGAGATGAATGCAGTCCAGATATCTCCGAGGCGTCCATATTCCTGATTGAAACGGATGACTTCCGAAGGCTCTGTATCATCAACATGATTATACAGTAAAAGCCACATTGATGTGGCTGATCGACTGTAAACGGAAAAAAGCACCCCGTTATCCTGCGGCACCGCGCCGTAGGAAAAAGTATGCATTGAATGAATCGGGGAGCTGAGAGAGTGTACCAATTCGCGACCCATTGCTGACCTGTTCCTCACAATGACTGCATCAAACGTTTAAATGTGAAAATAATTGAATCTTCTCCTGAGCGCCAAAAAAAGAAATCAGAACTTTCCGTCTAACACAGTTACATATCTTTAAATATTTCAAAACGGCTGTCAGCCTCATGCCACAGAACAGAGGCAACCGCCATTAAATTCTAACCATTATCCCTAATTCTATACTTCGACGTCCCTGCCAGTAATTGATCATTCTTTTTTTTTCTGAAATTGAGAACTTTAAAATCAGTATCTGATTGAAGCTATGACCGAGAGAAAGATCGCTGAGTACTTTATTCAATCAACACTCAGTTTATACATAAATTAACTGAGAGGTGTAGATAGTTTAACAAGTAAAACAACTTTACCCAGAACAATTTCCCAAAAATGACAACTGAGCTGCTGGAACGTTCCAGCAGCTCAGTGCTTGCATAACCACATTTTTCATCCTGTAGTTTTGAACCAGTTTTCCAGTGAAATATACTTTACTCTTAAGGGAAAAATGGATCATTTCGGATGGAATTAGTAGATGCTGGTACAGACGTCCGGTATACGGGCTGGGTTACCGGGCGGTAAGCCGGGTATTGCTGTACACCGTTAAACCCTGTTCCGCGGTACCCGGTATAGTTCTGGGTAGGATAACGGTATTGAGTCAAGTTACAGTTACCACCAGGGCAGTTGGCTGTACCGTAAGGCGTTCCGCAGTTCCCACCGGGGCAACTGGCAGAGCCATATCCGGTTCCACAATTACCCGAGGCACAGGGACTGGCGTAATTGCTGGTGAAGTTACTGGTGGGGGAACAGACACCATTAACACAATTCGTCCTGCCATAAGAAGCTTGGCCATAAGATGTCTGACCATAATAGGGACGATACGTCTGCTGTGCAGTCCGATAGCTGACAGGTCTGGTTAACGCACGAAAAGGCGAGGTAATCACATCGACCACACCACCGGGACGAGGTTGAAAGAAAGCTGTCTGAGTTTCAGCAGCTTGAGAGTCGTCAGACAGCATCACAACAGCCGCAGCGCAAATAGCTAAAGTTGTAAGGAAACGTTTCATTGAGATTTCTCCACATTTGAAAAAACGAGTTACTGTTATCATTTAAACCACATCGTGGCAAATAACAGCTAATGCACTCGCCGTGCCAAACTACAACAACCACCATCAACACATCACACTATACCATTACAATACAACAACTTATACACATACAACTAAAGCCAAATAGATCATTTTAGCAACACACCAGATCAATATTTGTAACAATTACGACATCATTTCTACAAACAGCCATCACTTAATCTGATTAATATTAAAACAGGTAGGATTTTCGGCTAACCTGTAGTGATCAGTTAAATTTAAACAACGTTTACAGGCATTCCACCCGCCCCAACATGTTATCAAATTGATTAGCTTGTTTTTCGTTCTGGCAGTCTGGTCTGGTTATTCTAAATAGACGCTATTGCCGATATCCCATATAACTCCTCCCCCCAGCTCAGCAGACCTTTTCATTGGGATGTATTTTTCACAGATCCCATTTGCAGTGATGAGAACCATGAATCGGTACACCAAAAAAATCGACCAGTTTGCAGCAGCCCCCATGTTCTGCTGTTCTATTCTGTTTCTCGCTTTTTTCGCGGGCACGCTACATCTCTTCAATCTGGAATCGCCGGGAATCGCACTGGATATCTGCAACTGGTGCCTGTTCCTGCTCTACCCCTGCTTCGTCGTTGAAGCCATCACACATATTGCACTGGGAAGTCCCCGCTGGAAATTTAATCTGCTGTACTGCCTGGCTCCCCCTCTCAGAATTTGCGCACGAGACCAAATGACGGGACGCGCGATCTGGTTTCCCATTCTGGCGTGGCGGGAAGTCAATAAAGCATTTCTGGAACGTGTGAGAAAATCCTTTTCCGTGCCTATGCTGGTGATCGCCCTGCTGGTGCTCCCACTGTTTGCGCTCGAACATTACTGGCAGAAACAGATTGAAGCCAGCCCCCTGATGGCGGATATCACTGCTTTAGCAACCGGG
The sequence above is a segment of the Gimesia algae genome. Coding sequences within it:
- a CDS encoding GTPase; translation: MPTSELAQIELLAAVDNLIHQLKHWGEQQTHWKTAQQCQAVIQQLLPRLGMLRVRLESPLVIATFGGTGTGKSSLVNALIGSYCTTSGRQRPTTTKPVLIAHPETDLDRLGLDLSQFHVEQKKLDQLQNIILIDCPDPDTSESNFEENNLTRLQHIIPLCDILLYTSTQQKYRSARVSEELIEAAIGRRLIFVQTHAGLDEDIREDWKQQLSQQFEVPEIYFVDSVKALEDQLADRTPDPEFAALQNILSAQLGKSERLQVRRANLLELMQNAIDHCAGKIENGLPAVHELEAFLKQQQVVLTGQMSQELRSELLVSRNLWERRLLSCVSDSWGSSPFSMMLRLYNGLGNLVASASLFRARNSAQVALIGALQGARWLGNRHQEQAADDRIKRIGSFGLDDNKLRESQLLIDGYTQAAGLTPPPGHQIGSLEYLQTEAAHVEEQFLNDAGTKIDSIITRLAHKNSGWFTRCVYETLFLALVVYALVRIGKNFFYDSFLDESNILAIDFYVTAGVIFLIWTGFLVMMFTRKLKRGLEQEINQLADHLAKTRLSHGLFPHLERECRQVYSQQHALERMRGEVHQLRSEIAGSRILGSWKVNEPTKHVGSQARQ
- a CDS encoding thioredoxin family protein encodes the protein MNTLIPATLVLSLSLAPAQSVEVPALPENVIQLFKMEEDVSSHQLLLFTASWCPACVQMKNNEFPALKRQNWEISESESSHIRVIDVDQHADLTEKYHVQSLPTLILVVDGKEVSRSGSLNAYSIAEMFYNRK
- a CDS encoding undecaprenyl-diphosphate phosphatase; amino-acid sequence: MTWLKMILLSIIQGISEFLPISSSGHLVIVESLLKIQADQTDVNIVLHAGTLLSILIFYHKTIFRLLSRDMRVIPLMIVGTLPVVVIGLAAKKYAEHYLESPLLAGCMLPVTGLLLLLIPRIPHHDQSYTKITYKQAILIGLAQAIAILPGISRSGSTIVAGLLTGMSRQSAATFSFLLAIPAISGATILETAEIISSQHLSTPLSLLLIGALIAAVVGLVSLWLLVRWLEKGKLHYFAYWCIPLGIVIVIMQLI
- the glgX gene encoding glycogen debranching protein GlgX produces the protein MGRELVHSLSSPIHSMHTFSYGAVPQDNGVLFSVYSRSATSMWLLLYNHVDDTEPSEVIRFNQEYGRLGDIWTAFISGIGPGQLYHFQADGPFQPEIGQRFDKRARLIDPYAKALAGNFQPALDGIVRPPKCVVVDDQFDWQGDRHVRHHLADTVIYEMHVRGFTNSPSSGVENPGTYLGVIEKIPYLIDLGVTAVELMPIHEFPMNEADGTFTDHQNYWGYETLAFFAPHRGFATSSEPGGQVREFKEMVRALHKAGIEVILDVVFNHTAEGNENGPTLSFRGLENQVYYHLDQGGKYYKNYSGCGNAINGNHPVVREMIFHCLRHWTCNYHIDGFRFDLASILSRDRSGNLVPSPPLVEAIAEDPLLADTKLIAEAWDAAGAYQVGSFSHIRWAEWNGRYRDDIRRFWRGDVPTLGDYATRLSGSSDLYQETGREPFHGVNFITAHDGFTLNDLVSYEHKHNYANREDNQDGENNNISMNFGAEGPTDDPAIIGMRERQIKNMLATLFLSQGVPMLLAGDECRRTQRGNNNTYCQDNAISWFDWSLVNKYKGLYRFCKELIHFRLCEPTLRQRNFLTGQSNGVEKLPDVSWYNVMGQSVDWRHDKNCLLCILGARHTSRRVRDGSDLMILVNSSHDPQAFELPVGIKPKEWNLTIDTSARSPMDIFPKRDGATLYPRVAVLPPRSLRCYVRRSGRK